In Candidatus Methylopumilus universalis, one DNA window encodes the following:
- a CDS encoding bacteriorhodopsin-like, protein MFQGFFKSVKNKSLLGLSLLGLSTLAFAEGHSAQVLQSSDFVGITFWLISMALVASTAFFFLERDRVVGKWKTSLTVSGLVTLVAAVHYFYMRDVWIATGSTPTVYRYIDWLITVPLLMIEFYLILSAITKVSTGVFWRLVIGTLVMLVGGYVGEAGYADVMTSFIVGMLGWFYILYEIFAGEASKIAANKAPATVQKAFNTMRLIVTFGWAIYPLGYYFGYLTGSDPASSMASLNIIYNLADVLNKIAFGVIIWSVAVSESK, encoded by the coding sequence ATGTTTCAAGGTTTTTTTAAATCGGTAAAAAATAAGAGCTTATTAGGTTTGTCTTTATTAGGCTTATCGACATTAGCTTTTGCAGAGGGCCATTCAGCCCAAGTTCTCCAATCAAGTGATTTTGTTGGCATTACTTTTTGGTTAATTTCAATGGCATTAGTTGCTTCAACTGCTTTTTTCTTTCTTGAAAGAGATCGCGTAGTAGGTAAGTGGAAAACTTCTCTTACTGTATCTGGACTAGTTACATTAGTAGCAGCTGTTCACTATTTCTATATGCGTGACGTGTGGATTGCAACAGGATCAACACCAACAGTGTATAGATATATTGATTGGTTAATTACAGTGCCTTTATTAATGATTGAATTCTATTTAATTCTTTCAGCGATTACGAAGGTTTCTACAGGTGTCTTTTGGAGACTTGTAATTGGTACATTAGTAATGCTTGTTGGAGGTTATGTCGGTGAGGCTGGTTATGCCGATGTTATGACATCATTCATTGTTGGTATGCTTGGATGGTTCTATATCCTTTACGAAATTTTTGCTGGTGAAGCAAGTAAAATCGCTGCAAATAAAGCTCCAGCAACAGTTCAAAAAGCCTTCAATACAATGCGATTAATTGTTACATTTGGTTGGGCAATTTATCCATTAGGCTATTACTTTGGTTATTTAACTGGTTCAGATCCTGCAAGCAGCATGGCATCATTAAACATCATCTATAACTTAGCTGACGTTTTAAACAAAATTGCTTTCGGTGTAATTATTTGGTCTGTAGCAGTATCAGAATCAAAATAA
- a CDS encoding bacteriorhodopsin, with protein sequence MSIDEFNLVYNAISFAIAAFGASTVFFLLQRSQVSPAYKTALTLSGLVCLITTYHYLRIFESFNSAYILKDGLVIQSGMQFNNAYRYVDWLLTVPLLLLEFVLVLRLPHTETYKKGLGLTLASAIMVLLGYPGETLTIGFAKIIWWILAMIPFSYILYEMIKGVGASIKTQPLVVQPLFKKTRLLIILSWSFYPLVYILPLFGLSAFVSVQVGFTVVDIVAKSVFGILIYIIAQRKSEIGA encoded by the coding sequence ATGAGCATAGATGAGTTTAATTTAGTATATAACGCGATCTCTTTTGCAATCGCTGCTTTTGGAGCATCAACCGTATTTTTCCTCCTGCAAAGGTCACAGGTTTCACCCGCATACAAAACTGCATTAACCCTTTCGGGACTTGTTTGTTTAATTACAACTTACCATTATTTAAGAATTTTTGAGAGCTTCAACAGTGCTTATATATTGAAAGATGGTCTAGTGATACAAAGTGGTATGCAATTTAATAATGCATATCGATATGTTGATTGGCTATTAACCGTTCCCTTATTACTTCTAGAATTTGTATTAGTCTTAAGATTGCCTCATACGGAAACATACAAAAAAGGTCTGGGGCTAACTTTAGCTTCTGCGATTATGGTTTTATTGGGCTACCCTGGGGAAACCCTTACAATTGGATTTGCTAAGATTATTTGGTGGATTTTAGCAATGATTCCATTTTCTTATATATTGTATGAAATGATTAAAGGGGTCGGTGCATCAATTAAAACTCAACCTTTAGTTGTTCAGCCATTATTCAAAAAAACAAGACTACTGATTATTCTGTCATGGTCATTTTATCCGCTTGTTTATATCCTACCTTTATTTGGTCTGTCCGCATTCGTCAGTGTTCAGGTTGGGTTCACTGTTGTTGATATAGTTGCTAAATCAGTTTTCGGGATTTTGATTTATATTATTGCGCAAAGAAAATCAGAAATTGGCGCTTAG
- a CDS encoding polyprenyl synthetase family protein → MISNESDSLESVKKQLAKSFEVNEKNLSLWLNWHGGSEGKLIRSHLALSTGEALGLSKHTAIIWAVVCELIHSASLLHDDICDSDEIRRGKVSVWKNFGIPAAICTGDYLIAESFKKITEIEQGWHQNILLGLLSGTVKEIVFGQSGDVNTSFLSLGWEEYKSLATAKTSPLICLPIMGMFKCAELDEPYYINLRKMTDEIGLAYQIVNDLENILLNQVDEIPTDIEFERMNALLVLVKEKSSEKEINFLKKNKAEFKQFLISSNIKDDLIDRIQLILENIKNSLHLMPVVIRPIISSLCEEINKKASQFTHAK, encoded by the coding sequence ATGATTTCAAACGAAAGTGATTCACTAGAGAGCGTTAAAAAACAGCTAGCCAAGTCTTTCGAGGTGAACGAAAAAAATTTATCTCTATGGCTGAATTGGCATGGAGGGTCGGAAGGAAAATTAATTCGCTCTCACTTGGCACTTTCTACCGGAGAAGCATTAGGACTATCAAAACATACAGCAATTATTTGGGCAGTGGTTTGTGAGTTAATTCATAGCGCCTCGCTTTTGCATGATGACATTTGTGACAGCGATGAGATTAGAAGAGGTAAGGTAAGCGTATGGAAAAATTTTGGTATACCAGCTGCTATATGCACTGGCGACTATTTAATAGCAGAATCCTTTAAAAAAATTACTGAAATTGAGCAGGGCTGGCATCAAAATATTTTACTAGGGTTACTTTCAGGCACCGTTAAGGAAATTGTTTTTGGCCAGTCAGGCGATGTCAACACAAGCTTCTTAAGTCTAGGCTGGGAAGAGTATAAAAGTCTGGCCACAGCAAAAACATCACCCCTTATTTGTTTGCCTATCATGGGAATGTTTAAATGCGCTGAACTAGATGAACCTTATTATATTAATTTAAGAAAAATGACAGACGAAATAGGACTTGCTTATCAAATTGTTAATGACTTAGAAAATATTTTATTAAACCAAGTAGATGAAATTCCTACAGATATTGAGTTTGAAAGAATGAATGCATTGCTAGTTTTAGTTAAAGAAAAGTCTTCTGAAAAAGAAATTAATTTTTTGAAAAAAAATAAAGCTGAATTTAAGCAATTTTTAATATCTTCAAATATTAAAGATGATTTAATTGATAGGATTCAATTGATACTAGAAAATATTAAAAATTCTTTACACCTTATGCCGGTCGTCATCAGACCTATTATTTCTTCTCTTTGTGAAGAGATAAACAAAAAAGCTAGCCAGTTTACACATGCAAAATAA